The proteins below come from a single Chelmon rostratus isolate fCheRos1 chromosome 12, fCheRos1.pri, whole genome shotgun sequence genomic window:
- the LOC121615342 gene encoding acyl-coenzyme A thioesterase 5-like, with protein sequence MSSQVRMSLLPSDRCLFDEPVQVKVAGLRSRQAVTMRARSTDEKGVVFSSSATYRADGSGEIDLDRHPSLGGSYVGVEPTGLLWSMRADTPHRYLNKNKALQPHVVKFSVHEEEGEGRMLAEATNERVLMGDGVRRVPVKEGNFQGVLFTPPGDGPFPAVLDLCTFMSEKRACLLANKGFVVLAMAALGGKPDNITEMHLDHFEEAKDFLQRQPQVGSKGVGVIARSKGADIALSLAAFVPGVEAVVWINGCSANVALPLYYKKRQILSPLMFDFDKAIPTESGATIIKYGVKDPLAEENKGSLVPVEQAEGRFLFVASEDDLNWDSKGYADEMTERLKRHGKENFESVYYPRAGHLLEPPYGPHCPSAVHGLFSFPVVWGGEPKAHAAAEVHLWKKIQEFFRTHLSCDATQTKAKL encoded by the exons ATGTCCTCCCAAGTGAGAATGAGTCTGCTGCCGAGCGACAGATGCTTGTTTGATGAGCCCGTTCAGGTGAAGGTGGCCGGGCTGAGGTCGAGACAGGCGGTCACCATGAGAGCCAGATCGACTGACGAGAAGGGGGTGGTGTTCAGCTCCTCGGCCACCTACAGGGCCGATGGGAGCGGGGAGATCGACCTGGACAGACACCCCTCACTTGGTGGGAGCTATGTTGGAGTTGAACCTACCGGTCTGCTGTGGTCGATGAGGGCAGACACCCCGCACAGGTACTTAAACAAGAATAAAGCACTGCAGCCACATGTGGTGAAGTTCTCTGTGCacgaggaggaaggtgagggcAGGATGCTGGCAGAGGCGACCAATGAAAGGGTTCTGATGGGTGATGGAGTCAGACGAGTCCCCGTCAAAGAGGGGAATTTTCAGGGAGTCCTGTTTACTCCCCCAG GAGACGGTCCATTTCCTGCTGTGCTGGATCTGTGCACCTTTATGTCAGAGAAAAGAGCCTGTCTGCTGGCCAACAAGGGCTTTGTGGTTCTAGCTATGGCGGCCCTCGGTGGTAAGCCTGACAACATCACAGAGATGCATCTGGACCACTTTGAAGAAGCAAAGGATTTCTTACAACGACAACCTCAG GTGGGCAGTAAAGGAGTTGGTGTAATAGCACGATCAAAGGGAGCAGATATTGCGCTCTCACTTGCTGCTTTTGTGCCAGGTGTTGAGGCTGTAGTGTGGATCAACGGCTGCAGCGCCAATGTTGCCCTCCCCCTCTACTATAAGAAACGCCAAATCCTTTCACCGTTAATGTTTGACTTCGACAAGGCGATTCCCACTGAGTCAGGAGCTACCATTATCAAGTATGGTGTTAAAGATCCCCTGGCAGAGGAGAACAAGGGCAGCCTGGTCCCCGTTGAACAAGCAGAAGGACGTTTCCTCTTTGTGGCTTCAGAGGACGACCTGAACTGGGACAGCAAAGGTTATGCAGATGAGATGACGGAGAGATTGAAGCGTCATGGGAAGGAGAACTTTGAGAGTGTGTATTACCCAAGAGCTGGACACTTACTGGAGCCACCCTACGGGCCACACTGCCCCTCGGCTGTACATGGACTCTTCAGCTTTCCAGTGGTGTGGGGAGGTGAGCCCAAGGCtcatgcagcagctgaagtcCACCTGTGGAAGAAGATCCAGGAGTTCTTCAGAACTCACCTGAGCTGCGATGCCACACAGACTAAAGCCAAGTTATAG